A DNA window from Borrelia sp. HM contains the following coding sequences:
- a CDS encoding DJ-1 family glyoxalase III gives MRVAVVLANGFEEIEAIIPINILRRGGVNVKVISLSNDKIVVGARGVTFLADDKISDCSSDSFDLIILPGGMPGATNLFESKDLDKILIDMNLQGKFIAAICASPAIVLAAKGLLGINKFTCYPGFENGITDGEFVDEDVVISNNFITSKGVGTAFKFAFALLKIVKGERVLEDVKRQVLI, from the coding sequence ATGAGGGTAGCTGTTGTTCTTGCAAATGGCTTTGAAGAGATTGAAGCTATAATACCTATTAATATTTTAAGACGTGGCGGTGTAAATGTTAAGGTTATAAGCTTAAGTAATGATAAAATTGTTGTAGGTGCTAGAGGGGTTACTTTTTTAGCTGATGATAAGATATCAGATTGTAGTTCAGATAGTTTTGATTTGATAATACTTCCTGGGGGGATGCCTGGTGCTACAAATCTTTTTGAATCAAAAGATTTGGATAAAATTCTAATAGATATGAACTTACAAGGCAAGTTTATTGCGGCCATTTGTGCATCACCAGCCATTGTACTTGCGGCAAAGGGACTATTGGGTATAAATAAATTTACGTGTTATCCAGGATTTGAAAATGGTATTACTGATGGTGAATTTGTAGATGAAGATGTTGTAATTAGTAATAATTTTATTACTTCTAAGGGTGTTGGTACTGCTTTTAAATTTGCTTTTGCTTTACTTAAAATTGTTAAGGGAGAGAGAGTGCTTGAAGATGTCAAAAGGCAAGTTTTGATTTGA
- a CDS encoding acetate kinase, protein MKILTINTGSSSLKFTLYKNKDAQVLASGSIEKIKTRESIIKVKTKNGLLEIINQNIKSHKEALKKLNGILTKKFKIINNPDEIKGIGHRIVHGGPNFKNSVLLNENVLKELKITSGLAPLHNPTAIKVIETISKIFPKAKQVLCFDTSWHKTINEKAFLYAIPYSWYKKHNIRKYGFHGLSYTYITKRVSKILDKNTKDLNLIILHLGNGSSINAVKKGVSYDTSMGLTPLEGLVMGTRSGDIDPAIIPLMSKLLNKTPRKIEEILNKESGMLGVSLKSNDLRNIWEEVEKNDYNSKLAIEIMAYRIKKYIGAYLAVLDFNVDAIIFTAGIGVSDHGIRELALKGFENIGIEIDPQKNNLARAKDLESEISSAKSKTKIFTIPTNEELIIFENTHSLIFKHQ, encoded by the coding sequence ATGAAAATATTAACAATTAATACAGGAAGTTCTTCATTAAAATTTACACTCTACAAAAACAAAGACGCACAAGTATTAGCATCTGGGTCAATTGAAAAAATAAAAACAAGAGAATCAATAATTAAAGTCAAAACTAAAAATGGATTACTAGAAATAATCAATCAAAATATTAAGTCCCATAAGGAAGCATTAAAAAAACTAAATGGAATACTAACTAAAAAATTCAAAATCATAAATAACCCAGATGAAATTAAAGGAATAGGCCATAGAATTGTACATGGGGGACCAAATTTTAAAAATTCAGTATTGCTTAATGAAAATGTCTTAAAAGAACTAAAAATAACATCTGGACTTGCACCTTTGCACAATCCAACTGCAATAAAAGTAATAGAAACAATTAGCAAAATATTTCCAAAGGCTAAACAAGTTTTATGCTTTGATACATCATGGCATAAAACCATAAATGAAAAGGCATTCCTATATGCTATACCATATTCCTGGTATAAAAAACATAACATTAGAAAATATGGATTTCACGGTTTATCATACACATATATTACAAAAAGAGTTTCAAAAATACTTGATAAAAACACAAAAGATTTAAACTTAATCATATTACATCTGGGCAATGGCTCAAGCATTAACGCAGTAAAAAAAGGAGTGTCTTACGATACAAGCATGGGTCTTACTCCCCTTGAAGGACTTGTGATGGGAACAAGAAGTGGTGATATAGATCCTGCTATTATACCTTTAATGAGTAAATTACTTAACAAAACCCCAAGAAAGATTGAAGAAATTCTTAACAAAGAAAGCGGTATGCTTGGCGTATCTCTTAAATCAAACGATCTAAGAAATATTTGGGAAGAAGTTGAAAAAAATGATTATAATTCTAAACTTGCAATTGAAATAATGGCTTATAGAATAAAAAAATATATTGGTGCTTACCTTGCAGTTCTTGATTTTAATGTTGATGCTATAATTTTCACAGCCGGTATAGGTGTTAGCGATCATGGAATAAGGGAACTGGCTTTAAAAGGATTTGAAAACATTGGCATAGAAATTGATCCTCAAAAAAATAATTTAGCAAGAGCAAAAGATTTAGAATCTGAGATATCAAGTGCAAAAAGCAAGACAAAAATATTTACAATACCAACAAATGAAGAATTAATTATTTTTGAAAATACACACAGTTTAATTTTCAAACATCAATAA
- the cdd gene encoding cytidine deaminase, translating into MENNRQNTIEKAFKLAEAARNNSYSPYSQFKVGACVKTKDNLFFQGANVENASFGATRCAEQAAIMNMISSVGMQKVDFIIITTIPASIPCGICRQIMSEFFEEDTKILITDPNQFQVTKTVSQAYTLKDLLKIPFNKNELSKIFKTNQIK; encoded by the coding sequence ATGGAAAATAATAGACAAAATACAATTGAAAAAGCATTTAAATTAGCCGAAGCTGCAAGGAATAATTCATATTCACCATATTCACAATTCAAGGTGGGAGCTTGTGTTAAAACTAAAGACAATCTATTTTTTCAAGGTGCAAATGTTGAAAATGCAAGTTTTGGAGCAACTCGTTGTGCAGAACAAGCTGCAATAATGAACATGATATCATCTGTTGGTATGCAAAAGGTAGACTTTATAATAATTACAACAATTCCAGCAAGTATTCCATGTGGCATATGTCGTCAAATAATGTCAGAATTTTTTGAAGAAGATACCAAAATATTAATAACAGATCCCAATCAATTTCAAGTTACTAAAACAGTATCACAAGCTTATACATTAAAAGATTTACTTAAAATCCCATTTAATAAAAACGAACTATCAAAAATATTTAAGACAAATCAAATAAAATAA
- a CDS encoding cation transporter: MIKIINYTNINKYSYLKLESLKKDEIYTVYIENHMKIIAYLKAQIKNKEIKITHFYIDPNFKAEGIERVLIKNLIYYGKKNKMQKILCKINDINEELQSLKFENKNNLYEKDLTYETRKNSIIMTTGLISVLAEIASITSKFTVGILFNSFALIADALHVISDLILSTITYCSLKITSRPETIYYPYGYKKMETLISLIIGIVIIITGFTIFLNTTGLSNLIILGSKSGLHIHMNENEHHHDHLYEDKKNILEIFSNNSLKKSIWIPLVPFIFFLVKIIEYLAKFQIGKRYNNYLLLALSSSDKNCIFSHGGTTLSLLLANYVWTGFDKVISICISFVMIKEGLHVIINNANNLLSKQDIDLKREIKNTLKNIDANLKELSFLYQGNNLILYIRLDLNYEDNLKNLIQKIDNIKSTIKKYHREIYEIYILI, translated from the coding sequence ATGATCAAGATAATCAACTACACAAATATTAATAAATACTCTTATTTAAAACTTGAAAGCTTAAAAAAAGATGAAATTTATACAGTTTATATAGAAAATCATATGAAAATAATTGCATATCTTAAAGCACAAATAAAAAACAAAGAGATTAAAATCACTCACTTTTATATCGATCCAAATTTCAAAGCAGAGGGAATAGAAAGAGTCTTAATTAAAAATCTAATTTATTATGGTAAAAAAAATAAAATGCAAAAAATTTTATGCAAAATCAATGACATCAATGAAGAACTTCAAAGTCTAAAATTTGAAAATAAAAATAATTTATATGAAAAAGACTTAACTTATGAAACAAGAAAAAATTCGATCATAATGACAACAGGACTTATCTCAGTATTAGCAGAAATAGCCTCAATAACATCTAAATTTACTGTAGGAATTCTTTTTAATTCATTTGCACTTATTGCAGATGCACTTCATGTTATATCAGATCTTATACTATCTACAATTACGTATTGTAGTTTAAAAATTACAAGTCGTCCTGAAACAATTTATTATCCATATGGATACAAAAAAATGGAAACCTTAATATCTCTTATTATAGGAATAGTTATAATAATCACAGGATTTACAATATTTTTAAACACAACAGGATTAAGTAACCTAATAATTCTTGGTAGTAAATCTGGATTACATATTCACATGAATGAAAATGAACATCATCATGATCATCTATATGAAGATAAAAAAAACATATTAGAAATATTTTCAAATAATTCGTTAAAAAAAAGTATTTGGATACCACTAGTACCATTTATATTCTTCTTAGTTAAAATCATTGAATATTTGGCGAAGTTTCAAATTGGAAAACGATATAACAACTATCTGCTCTTAGCACTATCATCATCTGATAAAAACTGTATATTCTCCCATGGGGGAACTACACTAAGCTTATTACTTGCAAACTACGTATGGACAGGATTTGATAAAGTAATATCCATATGCATTAGCTTTGTCATGATCAAAGAAGGACTACACGTAATCATAAATAATGCAAATAACCTTCTATCAAAACAAGATATAGACCTAAAAAGAGAAATAAAAAACACATTAAAAAACATTGATGCAAATCTTAAAGAACTTAGTTTTCTATATCAAGGAAACAACCTAATTCTATATATAAGACTAGATTTAAACTATGAAGATAATTTAAAAAATTTGATACAAAAAATAGACAACATAAAATCCACCATAAAAAAATACCATAGAGAAATATATGAAATATACATTTTAATATAG
- the mfd gene encoding transcription-repair coupling factor, whose translation MNIKKELTDRLNDTQKFQMMQRLIEKKQPFTIVGYEGFFKAFLINIIKEYNKSNKVVLIVKNENILDKFKDDLMQITDKIYELNYFSLLAYQGISSKSKIFRERVNFLINFYNNNPGIYIVLLKSLLSKIPAKENLFKNIYTIKTDETIQIKNIENKLIRLGYEKTTRVTLPGEFTIKGEIIDIYSFNQTEPIRISLNIDKIEEIKYFNPLTQLKQGNAIYEFNIVPIKEIIWNNECINKLKNYIKTNEYTQLLQNIETKYHARAEEIFYSLIGDTYLSQEINEDTPIINFEMPNLEKEIQKIHKEYENLYSQAIESEKKTILPKQIFINSKDLKLKTNIFFVQASSNIPTKEILEFEIESESKFFSNITLAKEKIKNWLNNGFKVIIAAESNSQKEKLKYIFKDLPKAIIEVFKISSSLVINKEKIAIIIESDIFDRTQKINKIFESSKTKIIDSFIEIEKNSHVVHINHGIGIFRQIKRIKTSFLEKDYIEIEYADDEKLFIPIEQTHLIQKYIGNENQNIKLDKISSKTWEKKKAYANKRIDETADHLVALYSARENIKGFNYPQDNEMQLLFESEFPYDETSDQLTAISEIKQDMMSFKVMDRLLCGDVGFGKTEVAMRIAFKAVMGNKQVAILSPTTILTEQHFNTFKQRFKNFPIKIAMMSRFTKKSKENEIIKNLETGKIDIIIGTHKILSKKITYKNLGLIIIDEEQRFGVKEKEKLKEIKVSVDCLALSATPIPRSLHMSLIKLRDISVLKTPPKNRIKIETYVEEFSELLIKHAIENELSRDGQVFFIHHNIKELDSIKTMLETVIPYARIATLHAKLTDNQIENIMHDFINKSYQVLIATTIIENGIDIENANTIIINNANRFGLAQLYQLRGRVGRGSQKAFAYLLYKENSSLNESAIERLRAISESSELGSGFQIAIKDMEIRGVGNLLGREQHGEIESIGLDYYLTMLNKAIEKRMGKDSKENKVIIEINYNGFIPDNYVNNEQDKILIYKKISSIQSEEENSKVRDEIHDRFGSIPKEVNDLFILAELKILAQKLNIVSLKERNGLLEIEYSNIKNIPAEEIMQIIKENPNKIKINPEYKNSIFLNLQNTKASEKINYIYSNINFFNSKIN comes from the coding sequence ATGAATATAAAAAAAGAATTAACTGATAGATTAAATGACACTCAAAAATTCCAAATGATGCAACGACTAATTGAAAAAAAACAACCTTTTACAATAGTAGGATATGAAGGATTTTTTAAAGCTTTCTTAATAAACATAATAAAGGAATATAATAAGAGTAATAAAGTTGTATTAATAGTCAAAAACGAAAATATTTTAGATAAATTTAAAGATGACTTGATGCAAATTACAGATAAAATATACGAACTTAATTATTTTAGTCTCCTTGCATATCAAGGCATTAGCTCAAAAAGTAAGATATTTAGAGAAAGAGTAAATTTTTTAATAAATTTTTACAACAACAACCCTGGAATTTACATAGTGTTGCTCAAATCTCTACTTAGTAAAATTCCTGCAAAAGAAAATTTATTTAAAAATATTTATACAATTAAGACAGATGAAACAATACAGATAAAAAATATTGAAAACAAGCTTATAAGATTAGGATATGAAAAAACGACAAGAGTCACATTACCTGGAGAATTTACAATCAAGGGCGAAATAATAGATATATATTCATTTAATCAAACAGAACCAATAAGAATTTCACTTAATATTGATAAAATAGAAGAAATCAAATATTTTAATCCCCTTACCCAATTAAAACAAGGTAATGCAATTTATGAATTTAATATCGTTCCAATAAAGGAAATCATTTGGAATAACGAATGCATAAACAAATTAAAAAATTACATCAAAACTAATGAATACACACAATTACTCCAAAACATCGAAACTAAATATCATGCAAGAGCAGAAGAAATATTTTATTCATTAATAGGAGATACATACCTAAGTCAAGAAATAAATGAAGATACACCTATTATAAATTTCGAAATGCCAAATTTAGAAAAAGAGATCCAAAAAATCCACAAAGAATATGAAAATCTTTATAGTCAAGCAATAGAATCGGAAAAAAAAACAATTTTACCAAAACAAATTTTTATAAATTCAAAAGATTTAAAACTAAAAACTAATATTTTTTTTGTTCAAGCCTCTTCAAACATACCAACAAAAGAAATATTAGAATTTGAAATCGAAAGTGAGAGTAAATTTTTTTCAAATATTACACTTGCAAAAGAAAAAATAAAAAATTGGCTTAACAATGGATTTAAAGTAATCATTGCAGCAGAGTCTAACTCACAAAAAGAAAAATTAAAATATATCTTTAAGGATTTGCCAAAAGCCATAATTGAAGTTTTCAAAATATCAAGCTCACTTGTAATAAATAAAGAAAAAATAGCAATTATTATTGAATCAGATATTTTTGATAGAACACAAAAAATAAACAAAATTTTTGAATCATCAAAAACAAAAATTATTGACTCATTTATTGAAATTGAAAAAAATAGTCATGTAGTTCATATAAACCATGGAATTGGAATATTTAGACAAATAAAAAGAATCAAAACAAGTTTTCTGGAAAAAGACTATATTGAAATTGAATATGCAGATGATGAAAAATTATTTATCCCAATTGAACAAACACACCTTATTCAAAAATATATTGGTAACGAAAATCAAAACATAAAATTAGATAAAATCAGTTCAAAAACATGGGAAAAGAAAAAAGCTTACGCAAATAAAAGAATTGATGAAACTGCAGATCATCTTGTTGCGCTCTATTCAGCAAGAGAGAATATCAAAGGCTTTAACTATCCTCAAGATAATGAAATGCAATTATTATTTGAATCAGAATTCCCATATGATGAAACTTCAGATCAATTAACCGCAATATCAGAAATCAAACAAGACATGATGAGTTTTAAAGTAATGGACAGACTTTTATGTGGCGATGTTGGATTTGGTAAAACAGAAGTTGCAATGCGAATCGCATTTAAGGCTGTTATGGGCAACAAACAAGTAGCAATACTCTCTCCAACAACAATTCTCACAGAACAACATTTCAACACATTTAAGCAAAGATTTAAAAATTTTCCGATTAAAATTGCAATGATGAGCAGATTTACAAAAAAATCAAAAGAAAATGAAATAATTAAAAATTTAGAAACAGGAAAAATTGATATAATAATTGGAACACACAAAATACTTTCTAAAAAAATAACATACAAAAATTTAGGCCTTATTATAATTGACGAAGAACAAAGATTTGGAGTAAAAGAAAAAGAAAAATTGAAAGAAATAAAAGTTTCTGTTGACTGCCTTGCCCTATCAGCAACTCCAATTCCTAGATCTCTTCATATGTCACTAATTAAACTAAGAGACATTTCTGTTTTAAAAACCCCACCTAAAAACAGAATTAAAATTGAAACTTATGTGGAAGAATTTAGTGAACTATTAATTAAACATGCAATAGAAAATGAGCTGTCAAGAGATGGACAAGTCTTTTTTATACATCACAATATTAAAGAATTAGACTCAATAAAAACAATGCTAGAAACAGTAATCCCTTATGCAAGAATTGCAACTTTGCATGCAAAACTAACAGATAATCAAATTGAAAATATTATGCACGATTTTATAAATAAATCATATCAAGTGCTAATAGCAACAACAATAATTGAAAATGGAATAGACATTGAAAATGCAAACACAATAATCATTAACAATGCAAATAGATTCGGACTTGCACAACTATATCAACTAAGAGGTAGAGTTGGAAGAGGATCCCAAAAAGCTTTTGCTTACTTATTATATAAAGAAAACTCAAGCTTAAACGAAAGCGCTATTGAACGACTAAGAGCAATATCTGAATCCTCAGAACTTGGATCAGGATTCCAAATAGCCATAAAAGATATGGAGATAAGAGGTGTTGGGAATCTACTTGGAAGAGAACAACATGGGGAAATAGAATCTATTGGACTAGATTACTACTTAACAATGCTAAATAAAGCAATTGAGAAGCGAATGGGTAAGGATTCTAAAGAAAACAAAGTAATTATTGAAATTAACTATAATGGATTCATACCCGATAACTATGTCAATAATGAACAAGATAAAATATTAATCTATAAAAAAATATCATCCATTCAAAGTGAAGAAGAAAATAGTAAAGTAAGAGACGAAATTCATGATCGCTTTGGCTCAATACCAAAAGAAGTAAATGACTTATTTATATTAGCAGAATTGAAAATACTTGCACAAAAACTCAATATTGTAAGCCTTAAAGAAAGAAATGGATTACTAGAAATAGAATATTCAAACATAAAAAACATTCCTGCTGAAGAAATAATGCAAATTATAAAAGAAAATCCAAATAAAATTAAAATAAATCCAGAATATAAAAATTCAATATTTCTAAACTTACAAAATACTAAAGCATCAGAAAAAATTAATTATATATATAGCAATATAAACTTCTTTAATAGTAAAATTAATTGA
- a CDS encoding bifunctional oligoribonuclease/PAP phosphatase NrnA produces the protein MIDVIEFIKKYNNFIIIGHKDPDFDCIGSSLALSSFLSRINKKALMLNEGPFVRKEIIPFKDRFLSRWPGIDFSDYAVIILDCSIYDRIGDEFVFYIKNMPIVVIDHHASGDKLDAPGYIEPCAPSTTFLIEKLIREFGYEVTKEEAWYILVGFCTDTGFFRFISRSDPEPFEMVARLVSKGLSLKDVYSYVESVKSLTSIDILSIMLSNLKSYFDGKVLLTVLPFNSKKDNNVSGVNELFYALLSNVENNEILVILKEIGDGSILVGLRSKDYFDVGELAKCFGGGGHKHASGFKVKSITLTLLESQIIAYIKDHINN, from the coding sequence ATGATAGATGTTATTGAGTTTATTAAAAAGTATAATAATTTTATTATTATTGGGCATAAGGATCCTGATTTTGATTGTATTGGTTCATCTTTAGCTCTATCTTCTTTTTTATCTAGAATAAATAAAAAGGCCCTCATGCTAAATGAGGGTCCCTTTGTTAGAAAGGAAATTATTCCTTTTAAAGATAGATTTTTATCTAGATGGCCAGGTATTGATTTTTCAGATTATGCTGTTATTATTTTGGATTGCTCTATATATGATAGAATTGGAGATGAATTTGTTTTTTATATAAAAAATATGCCTATTGTAGTTATTGATCATCATGCCTCAGGTGATAAATTAGATGCTCCTGGGTATATTGAACCTTGCGCTCCTTCAACTACTTTTTTAATTGAGAAATTAATTAGAGAATTTGGATATGAAGTTACTAAGGAAGAGGCATGGTATATTTTAGTTGGATTTTGCACAGATACAGGATTTTTTAGATTTATTTCAAGAAGTGACCCTGAGCCTTTTGAAATGGTTGCTAGACTTGTTTCTAAAGGTTTAAGCCTTAAGGATGTTTATAGTTATGTTGAATCTGTTAAGAGTTTAACTTCAATAGATATTCTTAGCATAATGTTGAGTAATCTTAAATCTTATTTTGATGGTAAAGTATTACTTACTGTTTTGCCATTTAATTCTAAAAAAGATAATAATGTTAGTGGTGTTAATGAGTTATTTTATGCACTCCTTTCTAATGTTGAAAATAATGAAATATTAGTGATTTTAAAGGAAATAGGGGATGGTTCTATTTTGGTGGGACTTCGTTCTAAAGATTATTTTGATGTGGGTGAACTTGCAAAATGTTTTGGAGGAGGGGGACATAAGCATGCCAGTGGTTTTAAGGTAAAAAGTATTACTTTAACTCTTTTAGAAAGTCAAATCATAGCATATATCAAGGACCATATTAATAATTAA
- a CDS encoding glycoside hydrolase family 3 protein, whose protein sequence is MDNKELLGQMFMISYPGDKITKFTLDFIKEKNLGGIKIFGWNAKNLQMLVESINKAQSMSQKNRFKIPLFIATDQEGGWTQHIKLNTSKTIGNLGITATLSPNDSYLTGYHIANELKQLGINLNFAPITDIYSNENNFTIGPRTYSNNPQIVSLFALAFYKGQKQAGIISTAKHFPGHGNTTIDSHTQMPTINLNLKEIQSAELLPYKILIQENIPVIMSGHVAYPMLTNGKEIPASSSIEIIKELLRKNLKYDNLIITDDLLMNAVRYKNESIYDTIERIIRTETDILLISLNEDIQNNAYNKLLNLMQKDNEIRENIIKSNKRILKIKLDYLKGTNNKTEIYPNIQKAQTIPTKEAKKFFEQSTLRGITKIKLSKKVLKNKKTLLISPYQTMITEGKKIFPNGSIYYYDYYPLNNMKPKNLQEIKKLIETHEQVIFNISTPASLKYIGELKQYKDKISIIASLTPQHIKKLDWINNIVIVYGTTMLAFKSGLLTLTEDFYPKGQIPLVNFNY, encoded by the coding sequence ATGGACAATAAGGAACTATTAGGACAAATGTTTATGATAAGTTATCCAGGAGATAAAATAACAAAATTCACCCTGGACTTTATAAAAGAGAAAAATCTAGGGGGAATTAAAATTTTTGGATGGAATGCCAAAAATTTACAAATGTTAGTAGAAAGCATAAATAAGGCACAATCTATGTCTCAAAAGAATAGATTTAAAATTCCTCTATTCATTGCAACAGACCAAGAAGGAGGATGGACACAACACATAAAACTTAATACATCTAAAACAATAGGCAATCTTGGAATTACAGCTACTTTATCACCAAATGATTCCTATCTTACCGGATATCACATAGCAAATGAATTAAAACAGCTTGGGATCAATCTAAATTTTGCACCCATAACAGATATTTACAGCAATGAAAACAATTTCACAATAGGGCCAAGAACATATTCAAATAATCCACAAATTGTTTCTCTTTTTGCTTTAGCTTTTTATAAAGGTCAAAAACAAGCAGGTATAATTTCAACAGCAAAACATTTTCCCGGACACGGAAATACCACTATTGACTCTCATACACAAATGCCAACAATAAACTTAAATTTAAAAGAAATACAATCAGCTGAACTATTACCATATAAAATATTAATACAAGAAAATATTCCAGTAATTATGAGTGGACATGTAGCATATCCAATGCTTACAAATGGCAAAGAAATACCTGCATCATCATCAATTGAAATAATAAAAGAACTACTTAGAAAAAATCTCAAATACGACAATTTAATAATAACAGACGATTTATTAATGAATGCCGTAAGATATAAAAACGAGAGCATTTACGATACAATTGAAAGAATTATTAGAACTGAAACTGACATTCTATTAATATCACTAAATGAAGATATACAAAATAACGCCTACAACAAACTATTAAACTTGATGCAAAAAGACAATGAAATAAGAGAAAATATTATTAAATCTAACAAAAGAATACTTAAAATAAAGTTGGACTACCTAAAAGGGACAAACAATAAAACAGAAATTTACCCAAATATTCAAAAAGCTCAAACAATACCTACCAAAGAAGCCAAAAAATTTTTTGAACAAAGCACATTAAGAGGAATAACAAAAATCAAGTTATCAAAAAAAGTCTTGAAGAATAAAAAAACACTTTTAATATCACCTTATCAAACAATGATTACAGAAGGTAAAAAAATATTTCCAAATGGTTCTATTTACTATTATGATTATTATCCTTTAAACAATATGAAACCTAAAAATCTTCAAGAAATAAAAAAACTAATTGAAACACATGAACAAGTGATTTTTAACATCTCAACACCCGCTAGTCTTAAATACATAGGAGAATTAAAACAATACAAAGATAAAATAAGCATAATTGCCTCACTTACACCCCAACACATAAAAAAACTAGACTGGATAAACAACATAGTAATAGTATATGGCACTACAATGTTAGCATTTAAGTCTGGACTATTAACTTTGACAGAAGACTTTTATCCAAAAGGACAAATTCCTTTAGTAAACTTTAATTATTAA